Below is a genomic region from Camelina sativa cultivar DH55 unplaced genomic scaffold, Cs unpScaffold08088, whole genome shotgun sequence.
AGACGTTCAACAGCCCAGCTAGGTTCGTTCTTAGCAGGCCAATCACCACACGACGTCGTATTAGCAGCAAGAAGCGGAGTTCTACAAAGAGGACACGTCCGGTGGTTATCTTCCTCACCTTCGTTATTCTCATCTCCTCCTCCGCAACACTCGTAATCCAACCACCGGTCGATACACTCGCGGTGAAACATATGGCTACAGTTCCTCAGCTCTCTAACCTCGTCTCCGTCTTCCAGATCTCCGAGACACACCGCGCAGGTATCGTTGATCATCGCCGGAGATCTCTCCGCCGCGTCACGGAACGTCGTCACGGAGAGGCTTTCTTTGATCGCCTGTGACGAAATCGTAGGacaagagggagaagaagaagaagcaatggtGGATCTAGATCTGGAACGGTAGCGTAAGATCCATGCGAAGATCCATC
It encodes:
- the LOC104775044 gene encoding E3 ubiquitin-protein ligase ATL4-like, encoding ITVLRWIFAWILRYRSRSRSTIASSSSPSCPTISSQAIKESLSVTTFRDAAERSPAMINDTCAVCLGDLEDGDEVRELRNCSHMFHRECIDRWLDYECCGGGDENNEGEEDNHRTCPLCRTPLLAANTTSCGDWPAKNEPSWAVE